GCCAGGCCGGCGCCCGCGAACAGCACGGCGAGCACCACCCTCCCGCTCAGGCGGTCCGCGTACCGCCCCGCGACGGGGGACACGAGCGCCGCCAGTGCGAAGGCCGTTGCGGGGAGCACACCGAGCCGGGCGCCGCCGATGCCGAGGTCCGCGGTCACCAGGGGCGCGGTCGCCGTGAGGGTGTACAGGGCGAGTGGACCGGCGCCCATCGAGAGCGTCAGCGTGAGGCCGAAGGTCCGCGGAATCGGACGTCGAGCCCGGTCGAAGGCGGAGGTGCCCACCCGGTATCCCCTCTCATGCGGCGGCCGGTCGGCGGACGATGACGGCGGCGCCCCGCCACGGTGCCAGGGGCGGGGCGCCGCGAAGGGCCTCAGATCGAGGACCCCGGATCCAGGGCCGGTCCGCTGCCGCGGGTGAGCGACGGCGCTTCCGTGTCCGGGGCCGAGTCGGCCTGGGCGGGGCCCTGTTGGGAGCGGCCGTAGCGCATTCCGAGCAGTGCGACCGTGAGGCCGGCGGCCAGCATCGGCACGGACATCGCGTAGAACACGGTGCTCGGTGACCAGTTCATGGTGAGCGCCGCTCCGACCATGATCGGTCCGAGGATGCCGCCGACGCGTCCGATGCCCAGCGCCCAGCCGACACCGGTGGAGCGCATCTGGGCCGGGTAGAAGACGGCTGCCAGTGCGATCAGGCTCTTCTGGCCGCCGCTGACGCAACAGCCGGCGAAGAAGTTCGCCGTCAGCAGGACCCACAGGGGTGCGTGGAAGGCGATGCCGGTCAGGGCCAGGCAGCCGAAGCCCACCACGTAGAGGACGCCCAGCGTCCGGTAGGGCCCGAGCCGGTCCATGGACGGGCCGGTGACGAAGGCAGCGGCGATGCCGCCCACCGTGGTCAGGGTGGTGGCGGCGACGACCACGTTCATCGAGTAGTCGAGGTCGGTCATGATGGTGGGGAGCCAGCTCTGCAGGGCGTAGAACTCAGCCAGGTTGATCATGAAGACGAACCACAGCAGCAGGGTGCCCCACAGCCACTTGCGCGTGAACAGGCTGCTGAGCGCGGTGCGTTTGCCGCTGTCGTTCTCCTCGACGCTGAAGACCGGTTCGCTCTGCTCGGGCAGGGACGTGGGGAGTCCGGCGTCGATCCGACGGAAGATGGCGTAGATGCGCTGAGGGGCCAGGTTCCGCTGGATCATGAAGACCGGGGACTCGGGCAGGCCGCGGATCAGGAAGGGGATCAGCAGGAGGGGCGCGGCGGCGCCGACCCACAGCAGCGAACGCCAGCCGTGGTCCTCGATGAGCCATCCCGCGGCCAGTCCGGCGACGACGAAGCCGACGGAGAAGCCGCAGTAGATGGCGAGCACGAAAGTGGCCCGCAGTCTTTTCGGACTGAACTCGCCGGTGAGAGCCACAGCGCTCGGCGCGGCCGCGCCGAGCCCCATGCCGGTGACGAAGCGCAGGATGACGAGTTCGGTGACGTTGTCCGCCCAGAGGGCGGCCAGGGTGGTGACGCCGAAGACGGCTGTGGCCGCGATGATGAGACGTTTGTGCCCGAAGCGGTCCGACAGAGGGGACAGGGCCAGGTAGCCGACCATGAGGCCGACCAGCGCGGCCGAGAAGATCGGCCCGAGCGCACTTTGGGACAGCCCCCATTCGTCCGCGATGTGGGGGGCCATGTAGCTGATGGCTTGGGTGTCGAAGCCGTCGATGAACATGACGAGACCGCACAAGGTGACCACCCTGAACTGGTAGCGGGTCATGCGGCGTTCATCGACGAAGTCCGGGAGATGCAGTCGCAGGGGTTGCTGAGACATGAGTGCCTCGATTCGGGCCGGGACGCCCGTACGGCGAACGGTACGGGTGCGATGCGGGTGCGGGTGCGACGCGGGGGGTGGCGGCGGGTGAGAAGGGGTGAGGTGAACGGCGCCGCCGCCCCGCGCGGTGCGGACGCGCGGCGCCGTTCCCAAGAGGGGCCTGTCAGGCCACCGGTACTACGGGCTCGCCGGACGGGACGAAGGCGTCGCAGTGGAAGCGTTCCGGGTCCAGGCCCCCGCGTTCGACGAAGTCCTTCCGTGCGGCGTCCGTCATCATCGGGCTGCCGCAGGCGTACACCTCGTGGTGACCCAGGTCCGGATGGTCCTCCAGAACGGCCCGGTGGACCCAGCCCGTGCGCCCGGCCCAGTCGGGGCCCGCATCCGAGAGGACGGGCGTGAAGGAGAGCCACGGCAGGCGGGCCGACCAGCCCTCGGCGAGGTCGCGCAGGTAGAGGTCCTCCTCCCGGCGGCCTCCCCAGTACAGGTGCACAGGCCGGTCGACGCGGCGCCGGATGTGGTCCTCCACGATGGACTTGACCGGGGCGAAGCCTGTGCCGGTGGCCACGACGATGGCGGGCCGGTCGGACTCGGCGTCGACGGAG
The Streptomyces tuirus genome window above contains:
- a CDS encoding MFS transporter: MSQQPLRLHLPDFVDERRMTRYQFRVVTLCGLVMFIDGFDTQAISYMAPHIADEWGLSQSALGPIFSAALVGLMVGYLALSPLSDRFGHKRLIIAATAVFGVTTLAALWADNVTELVILRFVTGMGLGAAAPSAVALTGEFSPKRLRATFVLAIYCGFSVGFVVAGLAAGWLIEDHGWRSLLWVGAAAPLLLIPFLIRGLPESPVFMIQRNLAPQRIYAIFRRIDAGLPTSLPEQSEPVFSVEENDSGKRTALSSLFTRKWLWGTLLLWFVFMINLAEFYALQSWLPTIMTDLDYSMNVVVAATTLTTVGGIAAAFVTGPSMDRLGPYRTLGVLYVVGFGCLALTGIAFHAPLWVLLTANFFAGCCVSGGQKSLIALAAVFYPAQMRSTGVGWALGIGRVGGILGPIMVGAALTMNWSPSTVFYAMSVPMLAAGLTVALLGMRYGRSQQGPAQADSAPDTEAPSLTRGSGPALDPGSSI